In Polyangiaceae bacterium, the genomic window TCGGTGGCCCAGAGGTCGCGCACCTCGGGATCGGCGACCAGCTTCTCGAGCTCGTCCGCCGCCTTGTCCACCTGCCCGGAGTACCAGTACGCGCGCCCCCGGATGGCGCCCGCGTCGGAGCTCTCGACACCAGCCAGCAGCTGCGTGGTGCGATCGTACTCGAGCCGAGCCAGAGAGATCCGCGCGGCCAGCACGCGCACGCTGGGCTCGTCCGGCAGCACGCGCAGCGCGTTGCCGACCGCGACCTCGGCGTCATCCACGTCCCCGACGCGGTAGCTGGCTTGGGCCCGGTCGAACCATTTCTTGGCCGACTCCGGCCACACCGGCTCGCTGCTCGTCACGGCGGGGCCGCACGCGACGGCGGAGAGGGCGAGCGCGATGGCGCTCGGGATCAGGACTCGTTTCACGGCTACCTCGGCGATGGCCCCCGGGGGCCTTGGCCGCGACGAGATAGCCCATCACCGGGCGTGGGTCGAGGCTCGACCGTCATGCTAAGCTCCACGCCGTGAGCTCCACAGGCAGCGGCCCAAGGCTACGACCCGGCACACGCCGCGACGTGCTGTCGCTGCCGGTACTGCTGCTCAATCGCTACTTTTCGCCGGTCAGCGTGACGCCGGCCCGGCGCGCCGTGGTGCTGCTCTTCGGCGGCTCGGCCCTGGCCCTGGACGACGACGGCGCGATGCACGATTTCACCCGCTGGCGCGCGCTCCCGGTGCGTTCCAGCGACGACGGCATCCCGATGGTCGGCGGGCAGCTCCGGGTTCCCCGAGTCCTTCACCTCACGCGCTACGACCGCGCGCCTCGGGTGATCGTGCGCCTGACCCGGCGCAACCTGATGCTCCGAGACGACCACCAGTGCCAGTACTGCGGGCGTCGCCCGCATGTGCGCGACCTGAACCTGGATCACGTGCTGCCCCGCTCGCGCGGGGGCGGGGACAGCTGGGAGAACCTGGTCGTGTCCTGCCGGCTCTGCAACCTGAAGAAGGGGCGCCGGACGCCCGAGGAGGCCGGGATGACGCTGCTCCGGCGCCCGCAGAAGCCGCGCTGGACCACACCCGCCCAGATCCTGATGGCCGAGCGCGAGCCCTTCAGCGAGTGGCAACCGTACCTGGCGACGGGCTGAGCGGCGGGGCTGGGCCGTCGGCCAGCGAGCGCCTATGATGCGCGCATGCTGTCCTGCACCAAGCTGAACGTCGCTGCCTCGCTCACGCTCGTGACCCTGATCTCGTTCGCGGGCTGCGCCGGTCAGAAGCCCGACGCCGCTGCGCCCTCCGCCGGGGCCGCCGGCGCCGGAGCGACCGAGCCCAAGAGCGACGAGCCCCGCGCGGGTGGCGAGGAGAAGAAGCCCGCCGAGCCGGCCGAGGGCGACGAGCCCGCGGCGGGCGACAAGGAGACGCGCACCACGGAGGTGATTCAGGCGCTGGTCCAGGAGAACCGCAAGCCGGTGCGCGAGTGCTACGAGAAGGCCAGGAAGCAGATCCCCGATCTGAAGGGCACGATGGTGATCCACTTCGTGCTCGATCCCGAGGGCAAGGTCAAAGAGGCCGTGCTCAACGTCGAGAAGAGCGAGGTCAAGTCGCCGGACATCGTCAACTGTGCCGTCGCCGTGATCAAGAAGATCAAGTTCCCACCCTCGTCGCGCGGGATGGAAACCACCATCAACTACCCGTACACCTTCAATCCCTGAGCAGAACGACCGCCGGCCGATGACCGACCCGCCCGCCAAGCGGAGCTACATGCCGTCCGTCGCTCCGGGCGGCGATCCGTACAGCGAGCTCCTGGCGCGCACGCGCGGCATGCGTCGCACGCAACGCGTGCAGCGCGACGCCTGGTTCAACGGGCTGCCGATCGAGAGCAAGGACGACGTCCTGTTCGAGCTGGAGGTTCTGCTCAAGGCCAGCGCCTGCTTCGTCAACCCGCGCAATCACCCGGGCAATCCCCGCCGCGCCCCGGTCGTCGCGCAGGACTTCCGCGAGGCGACCGTGCTCTTCCGCGACGGCATGCAGCACGCGCTCGGCCTGGTCCGGCATCTGCTCGGCAGCCGCGACCGCGCGCTGGTGTTCCACCGCTACCTGGAGACGGTGCTGCCGGAGGATCGGCTGCGCACGCAGCTGGCCGGTGAGGGCGCCGACCACGGCACGCCGGAGGAGAGCTTGGTCGCGCTGCGCCACGCGCTCTCGCGCTGGGTCGAGGTGCTGGAGGGCATCCTGCGCGGACCGCGGGTGCCTTACCGGCTCTACTACGCGGTGCTCTCGACCATCCAGCGCGAGGTGGGCTCGAACGCCTTCTTCAACCCGCTCTCCGCCCTGGAGTTCCGGCCGGAGTTCGACCGCATCAAGTCGCCCCACGTGCTCGACCTGATCCGCGCCGTGCCCGGCGACGAAGCGCACCGCCTGGTGGCGCTGACGTTCCTCTCGCTGTTCCGCCTGCTGCGCTACTTGCGCCTCTTGAGCCGCATCGCCAACGAGCCGGGCGGCCGCCGCCGGCGCATAGCGGGCCGCGCTTACCTGGTGCTGAGCGTGCTGCGCTCCGACGCCCGAGCTCTGGGCGATCACCTGCGCCGTCGAGCCGGCGGCCTGCTGGCCCAGAGCTTCGAGCGCGACCTCTTGCGGGTGAACGTGCGCGATCTCGCGACGCGTCGCGACGAGCTGCGCGCCAACGGCCACCGGCTGATCGGCATCAAATCCGCGCTGGAAGGCGTGGCCGGAAGCCTGCGCCTGGAAGCCCGCCGTGCCTTCCACCACGAGCTCCCGCCCGTCGGGCAGAACGTCGGCGAGGCGGAGCTCCGAGCCGCGCTCCACCGGGCCGCCAACGACATGCGACCGGCGCTCCGGAACGCCATCCTGTTCCTGGGCAAGGCCCTGGGCACCAGCCTGGACGAGACCGGCGTGTTCGACGACCACGCAGCGCGGCGCGAGACCAGCGATCGGCTGCGCCGCGACGTATGGATGTTCGCGCAGATCGTCCGCGCGTTCGCCGCCAAGGCCGAGCACACGCCGACCGACGATCGCTGGGCGTTCGTCCACAACTTCCAGTACGTGCGCGAGTTCCTCTCGTACTTCCGCACCATGGGCTACCCGCTTCTGCGCAGCGCCGACTACCCGCGCTTCGACTCGTTCATGCGCGCCATGGAGCGGCTCGAGGACACGGATCTGGTCGACCCCGCTCGGTTGGAGGCGGCCATCGACGAGTGCGTCGCCTTCCACAGCTTCTTGCTCCAGCTGTTCGACGACATCTCCAAGCGAGACGTGCTGGCGGGCGTGCCGTTCGATCGCCGAGCGGCCGCGGGGGCGCTGAAGCTCTACATCAGCGATTGAGACAAAACAGCTAGCGGGTAGACCGACCGGTAGTCTCCTACCGACCTGTCCACCCGCTAGCTGCTGCCGACGCGGCGCCCCCGAGCGCGCGATCGAGATCGCGGAACGGAGTCGCCTCCCGGCGGAAGGGTGCCACCACGCCGTCGTGGGGCATCGCCCTCCCTCTATTCGCGCGCCAGAGCCCCTTCTTGCGGTCGCCCCGGGCCACCCCTCTCGAGGCGGCCCCAGGGCTGGGCAGGCATCTGCCGCGCTACCGACGTGCCAATCAGGCCTTCTTGGCGGCCTTCTTGCGGCGCGCCTTGCGCTTCGCCGGCGCCTTGGCAGCAGCCTTCTTCGCCTTGCGCTTCGTGCGGCGCTTCGCGACCTTCGGTGCCTTCTTGGCGGCGGGCTTACGAGCGGACTTGGTACGGGTCTTCTTTGCGGCCATTTTCGATGCCTCCTACGAGCGTGGGGATAAAGGCAATGAAGCTCATCCCGAGGTATGTTGCACGACGTATATTGCCACCTATTGTGATGTGTCAACGAAAAAAGTTCAGCTTGCATTTCGCGGAACCCGGAAGCCTCCGCTGAAACGCATGCAAGAGCTGCAGACCGATCACCCTTTCAGTGCCCTTCAAGCGCCCTTCAAGCTCAGCGCAAACCCCGCGAAACTCTGACGAAAATCACGGCTTGACGCGCGTGCCGCGGGCACGCTACGGCTGTCCCCTTCCGGGCGCCGAGCCCCACCCTCAAGACCACGACCATGCGCATCCGAACCCTGTCAGTTTTTCTCGCCGCAACCCTCCCCGCGCTGCTCGTCGGCTGCGGCTACTCGCAAGAAGAGTGGGACCAGAAGGTCCGCGAGAACGAGAGCCTCCGCAACCAGCTGGCCGCGCAGCGCCAGGCGCACAAGAAGTGCGAGACCGACTACGCCGACTCCCTGCACGAGATCGAGGATCTCAAGAAGAAGCTCAAAGAGCGCGGCATCAACATCGACAACCTGAGCGCGAAGCTCGACGAGGAGCGCAAGGCCCTCGAGGAGTACCGCCGCCGCGCCGAGCAACTGGACCAGATCCGCAAGCGCTTCGACCTCCTGCGCAGCAAGCTCCAGAAGCTGACGCAGCTCGGGCTCAAGGTCGCGGTGCGGGACAACCGCATGGTCATTCAGCTCCCCGGCGACGTGCTCTTCGACTCCGGCAAGGACAAGCTGAAGAAGGACGGCGAGGACATCCTGAGGCAGGTCGCCGACGTCGTGAAGAACGACTCGGACCTGAAGAACCGCGAGTTCCAGGTCGCCGGCCACACCGACGCCAAGCCGCTCAAGGGCGGCGAGTTCAAGGACAACTGGGGCCTTTCGGCCATGCGCGCCCGCTCGGTGCTCATCTACCTGACCGGTGACGGCGGGCTCGACCCCAAGAACTGGAGCGCCGCCGGCTACGCCGACACGGATCCGGTGGCCGGCAACGACAGCGACGAAGGCCGCGGCAAGAACCGGCGCGTCGAGCTGGTGGTGCTGCCGAACGTCGAAGAGATGCTCAACCTGAACAGCCTGGCCCAATGAGCTAGGCCGAAATGCCCCGCGCCGCGGCGATCGACATCGGCACCAACACGGTGCTCCTGACGATCGCCGAGCGGCGAGCCGGGGCGATCGTCGCGTCCTGCGAGCGCGCGACCATCACCCGCCTCGGCGCCGGCGTCGATCGCACGCGCGCCATCTCCGACGAGGCGCGCGCCCGCACCGTCGCCTGCCTGGAGGAATACGCGGAGCTGATCGCTGCGCACGGCGTCGACTCCGTCGACGCCGTCGGCACGAGCGCGCTGCGCGACGTCGGCTCCGGCAGCGCTTTCCTCGACGACGCGGAGCGAGTGCTGGGTGTGCGACCGCGCGTCGTCACGGGCAGCGAGGAGGCGGAGCTGACCTTCGAGGGCTCGCTAAGCGGCCTCTCGCTCGAGGGCGACGTGCTGGTCTTCGACGTGGGCGGCGGCAGCACGGAGCTCGTGCTCGGCAACGCGGGCGCGGGTCGCGCGATCGCGAGCAGCGCGAGCCTCGACATCGGCAGCGTGCGCTTGTTCGAGCGCCACGTCGCCAGCGATCCGCCGACCTTCGACGAGCTGGAGCGGGCTCGCGCTGCGGTGCGTGAAGCGCTGGCTTCGTGCAGAAAGCCCGCACCGGGCTGCCAGCTCGTGGGCGTGGCAGGAACCGTGACGACGCTCGCGTGCCTGCGTTACGGAACCAGCGTGGCGCGCGCCGGAGAGGTACACGGCACCCGGCTCGCGTCGCACGACGTCGAGCGCTTGGCGAGAGAGCTCGCGAGCCTGTCGCTCGCCGCGCGCCTCGGCCTCGGCGGGCTCGATCCCGGACGCGCCGACGTCATCCCCGTCGGGGCCGCGCTGGTGAGCGAGATCTGCCGCTGGGCGGGCGCGAGCGAGCTGCTGGTGTCGGACCGCGGCGTGCGCTGGGGCTTGCTCGAGCGCCGCTTGGCCGGCTGAGGGATTTGCCTCGGGATCCAGCCGACTTGCGCGGACGCCCTACTCGGCCCAAGCTTCCTCACGCGCGCGGAGTCACAAATCGGCAGCAATTGATTGACAGAATAGTCCGAGCTGACTAGAGTGCCGCGCCTGGCGACCCCTAACCTCCGGTTGCCGTCAGTCGCCCGTAAGCATTGGAATGAATCACTTATCCGAACTGTTCGTTAGAGACCTCTGAGTGGGGTCGCGAAGCACGAACAGGCTCGGGTGACAGGCATACGAATCTGTTCAGCGTCGGGGCGCAGCGCACCACGTGCGCCCGGCTGGCTCGTCGGAGCCAGCGGTCTTTTCTGCCAAGGAGTACACATGCCCGCAAGTCCGGAAGTTGAGTTCAAGGTCGGCGACAAGGCGGTTTACCCCGCTCAAGGTGTCGCGGAAGTGATCAGCATCGACGAGAAGGACATCGCCGGCTCGCGGCAGCGTTTCTACGTGCTGCGCATCCTCGACACCGACCGCAAGATCATGGTCCCGGTGAGCAATGCGAACGCAGTGGGGCTGCGCCAGGTCATCAGCGAGCAGGAGATCCGTGAGATCTTCGACATCCTGAAGGAGCGCACCATCGGCTTCGACACGCAGACCTGGAACCGTCGCTACCGCGGCTTCATGGACAAGATCAAGACCGGCTCGATCTACGACGTGGCCGAGGTGCTGCGCGATCTGTACCGGCTGAAGGCGAACAAGCAACTCTCCTTCGGCGAGCGCCGCATGCTGGACACCGCGCGCACGCTGATCGTCAAGGAGATCGCCATCGCGCGCGCTCAGACCGAAGAGCAGGTCAAGAACGAGATCGAAGCGATCTTCTTCTCGAACTGAGCACCGCGAACCGCCACGGGACGCGCCGTCGGAAGACCGCGCGTCCCGAGGCGTTTTGTGCCGTCAGATCCCGGCGTCCTCGCGCTGCTGGATCGGCGGCACGGGCGGCATCTCGACCACCACTCGCCAGCCGCCGTCTTCGCGCACGCACTTCATTCGTTCGCGCTGCGTGTCCGGCGCCTCACCGGTGACGGTGACCACGGCCCAGTCGCCCTGGATTTCCGCCGTGTAGCGCCGCGGAGAGAAGCGCAGCGAGAAGCGCGACGGCGCCAGCATCTCCTCGGGCGCCACCTTGCGCCCGGAGAGCGCGCTGGCGCGCTTGGCGCGCTCCGCCAGGTTCTGCTTGCCCTCCGACCAGATCAGGTCGTAGGCGCCGCGGGCGCTGGTCGGGTTGCCGTGTACGCGCTGCATGCGTTCCACGAACTCCTGCACCACGCGCTCCGGGCGCGAGTCCGCCGACTCGCGCTCGCACGCCACCACGAGCACGGCGAGGGCGACGCCCCAGCGGCTCACGGCTTCGGCGCCCGCACGTTCATACCCATCGCTTCTCTCACGTCGGCCATGGTCTCGCGCGCGATCCCGCGCGCGCGCTCGGCGCCGGCCTCGAGCACGTCGAGCACGCGCTTCGGCGACCCGCGCAACTCGGCGGCGCGGGCCTGAATCGGCGCGAGCTCCGCGTTCATGCTCTCGGTCAGCCGCTTCTTGCACTCGCCGCAGCCCAGGGCTCCCGAGCGGCAGTCCGTGTCGATGCGCTTCACCTCGGCGGCCGCCGTGAGCGCGGTGTGCATGGTGAAGACGTTGCACACCTCCGGCCGACCCGGATCCCCCAGCTGCAGCTTCTGCTCGTCGGTGAAGGCGCGCTTGAGCTTCTTCTCCACGGTCTTCGCGTCGTCGAACAGGTCGATGGAGTTGCCGAGCGACTTGCTCATCTTGCGCTTGCCGTCGAGGCCCATGATGCGCGGCGTCTGGGTGAGCTTGGGCTTCGGCTCCGGGAAGACGTCGCCGAAGCGGGCGTTGAATTTCCGGCAAATCTCCCGGGAGAGCTCCAGGTGCTGCACCTGATCGTTGCCGACGGGCACGACCGTGGCGCGGTAGAGCAGGATGTCCGCCGCCATCAGCACCGGATAGGTGAAGAGGCCGGCGTTGACGTTCTGCTTGTACTGATCGCTCTTCTCCTTGAACTGCGTCATGCGGTGCAGGTCGCCCATCGGCGTGACCGTGGACAGGTACCAGGCGAGCTCCATGTGCTGCGGCACGTCGCTCTGCGCGAACACCGTGCAGTGCGCGGGATCGAGCCCGGCGGCCAGGTACGAGAGCGCAGTGCCGAAGATGCGCGTCGGCATCTCCTTCGGGTCGTACTCCGCCGTTGCGGCATGTGCGTCCACGACGCAGAAGAGCGCGTCGTAGGTACCTTCCTGACTGAGCGCCACCCAGTTCTTCAGCGCGCCCAGGTAGTTGCCGATGTGCAGCTCGCCGCTGCCGGTCGGCTGCATGCCCGAGAAGATGCGGGGCGTGGAGGTCATGATGGGAGGGCCGTCAGGTAGCCTCCCGCGCCGAGCGGGGCAAGTCGGAAGCGCGCTGAACTTGGCCGTCACCAGGCGCGCCTCGCTACGATTTCACTCGAGAATGAGCGGTCCAAGGCAGACGATTCGGCTGGAGTGGCCCGGCAAGGGCGCGCGCCGAACGACGCTCTCGGCGCGCCTGGAGGCGGCCCGCGGCGGCCACCCGGGCTGCATGCTGGTGCAGGGCGACAACCTGCTCGCGATGCGCGCGCTGTTCGAGCGCACGGGCCCGGCCTTCTCGCTGGTCTACCTGGATCCGCCGTTCTTCACCGGGCGGCAACACGCACGCGTGGATCGCCGCCGCGATCCCGAGACGGGCAACGTGATCCGCCTGCTGCGCCCGGCCTTCGACGACCGCTGGGAGGGGCTCTCCCACTACTTGAGCGAGCTGGGCGAGCGCATCGAAGCGGCGCGAGAGCTCCTGGCGCCGGACGGCTGCCTGATCGTGCACGTGGATCCGAAGACCAGTCACTACGCCAAGGTGATGTGCGACGAGGTGTTCGGCGCGGAGTGCTTCGCCAGCGAGATCGTCTGGCGCTATCGCCGCTGGCCTGCCAAGACCAAGAACTTCCAGCGCGTCCACGACGTGCTCTTGCGCTACGTGAAGGACGCGGGCGTCGAGCCGAAGTTCCGCCAGCTCTACGAGCCGCTGGCGGCGTCCACGCTGCAAACCTGGGGCGACAAGAAGCAGCGCGCCGTGGTCGGGAGCGACGGCCGGCGCCAGCGCTCGAGCCGCACCGAAGAGCAGACCCCAGGCACGCCGATGGGCGACGTCTGGGAGATCGGCATCGTCGCGCCCATCGCGAGGGAGCGCACCGGCTACCCGACGCAGAAGCCCGAGGCGCTCCTGGAGCGGCTGATCGAGGCCTGCACGGACCCGGGTGACCTCGTGCTCGATCCCTTCGCCGGCAGCGGCACCACGCTGGCCGTGAGCGCGCGGCTCGGCCGGCGCTCGGTCGGTATCGACGCCGGTGGCGAGGCCATCCGCGTGGCCCGCAGGCGGCTGCGTGCCCAGGGGCTCAGGCCCTTCGAGGAGCGCGTGGTGGTGGAGGCGCCGGGGCCCGCCAAGGCCGGCCGGCTCCGGCGACCGAGCGCGCTGGCGGGTTAGACTGCGGCGGCCGTGCCGTCCCGCTTCCATCTGCCGAGCGGCGCCCAGGTCGAGCTGGGCGTGGGGGAGCCCATCGAGCTCGACGGGCCCATCGGCGCCGAGCTCCGTGCCCTCCGCGTGCGGTTGAGCGTCCCCCTCGACGCGCTTCCGCTCGGTGACTTGCACGTGCTCCGGGCCATCGCGCGCAGGCTCGGTCTGGTGGACGAGCCCGAGCTGGCGATCCGTTGCAGCAACTGTCACGGGGAATTCAGGGTGAAGCCCTGCTCCACGCTGGAGCTCGGCCCGTTTCGCGATGCCGAGCTCGACGATCCGGAGGTGGACGCGGACTTCGACTTCTCCCGCACCCATTCCATTCCGGCAGTCCGGGACGACCGCGACGAATCGAGGGTGAGGCTCGCGCCGTGCAGCGTGGGGCAGGCGCGGGAGCTTCACCGCGCGCTCTCCAGGGACCGACCGCTCCGCGTCACCTCGCGAGTGGTGCGAGGGATGGGGATCGTCGAGCTCGACGGCGAGACCGACCCCAGGCGGATCGCTCGCCTGCTGGCGGCCGCCTCGGATGACTGCTTCGACGCCGTGGGCGCGTTGTTCGAGGACGCCCACTATCCGCCCCGTCTCGACGTGCCCCACGCTTGTCCGAGCTGCGGCCTCTCCGAGTGGCTCTCGGTCCCGCTCTCGCGCGAGCTCAGCCTGGAGCCGTCCGACGACGCGGCCCCGCCGCCTCCCCCGGACGACCGGAGCTTCATGGACCTGGACGAGTTCGAAGCCCTGGTCCGCGAGGAAGCGGCGTCGGCCTACGCCGACCTGGGCGTGAGGGAGATCGACCTGGCGGTGATCGAAGGACCGGCGGAGGTGGACGACGGCGGCGAGCCGCTGCTCGGCTGCTACCGGCCGCCGGACCCCGAGGGCCTGGTGCCGCGTCCCGCTGAAATCCGGCTATTTTACCGGACTTTTGCCAACATCGCGCACGACGAAGGCGCCTACGACGTGCGCGCGGAGGTGCGCGAGACCATTCGCCACGAGCTCGAGCACCACTTCGGGCACCTGTCCGGCGACGACCCGCTCGACGACGAGGAGCACGCCGAGATCCAGCGCGAGCACGCGCGACGCGTGGGTCAGCGCGAGCTCGAACGGCGAGCCGTGCGGAGCTTCTGGAGCGAGCTTCGGACCTTCTTCGCCCGCACTTGGCTGGTCTGGCTGATCGCGCTCTCGGTGACGCTGCTCGCCGTGCTGGCGGAGTCGCGCTAGGTTCGGGCCCGTGAAGAAGAAGGCCGAGCCGCCGCCTCCGCTGAACAAGCGCGGTAGCCCCGAGGCCATCGCCAAGCGACGCTCCGCGCGTGCCTTCAACGAGCTCCTGGATCCGAGCGGGGCGTCACGCCTCGACGGTCGAACGGAGCAGCGGCGGCGGCGCTTGCTCTCGGAGCTGGAGTCCGGCAAGACGCGCGGCTCGGGCAAACCGCTCAAGCCGGTTGACGTGCTCTCGCACGTCACGGAGCTGCTCGAGCTCGGCGAAAGCGTGACGACCATCCGCAAGGTGTGCCGCCCGCGTCCCGCGCCGGCGGCGGACGCGCGGCTGATCGAGCTGCTCGGCCGCCTGCACCGCGCCTACGGCTTTCCCAAGGAGGCCTACGCCTTCCTCGGCATCGGGGACGAGACCCTGCGCCGGGCCGGGGTGCTCGGCGCGCGTCCGGGGCGGCGCAGCGTCCCGCCGGAGGCCGAGGCCCCCGCATCTCGGCGGCGTCGCGCTGAAAGCTGAGCTCGGCTTGCCGGCACCCGGGCGCTCTTCTAGAACCGTCGTCGCCATGCGCCACCCGATCGCCCTGGCCCTCGCGCTGATCGCCAGCACGGCGGTCGCCCAGAGCCCACCCGCGCCCGCGGGCAAGTCGGACGTGGCGCTGACGGTCGGCGAGTCGAGCATGACCGTCGCGGAGATCGAGCGACGGCTGAGCAGCATCCCGCATTTCCAGCTGGCTCAGTTCGGCAAGACGCCGGCGGAAATCCGCAAGGGCTTCGTCGAGAAGGTGCTGGTGCCGGAGCTCCTGTACGTGGAGGAGGCGCGCCGGCGCAAGCTGGAGGCGGCGCCGGGGACGCGCGATCGGATCCGCGACGCCCTGCGGCAGGCCACCGAGATGGAGCTGCGTGAGGCGGCCAACAGCGTCAGCCCGGAAGAGATCAAGTCGTACTACGACGAGAACCGGCACCGCTTCAACACGCCCCGGCGCATCAAGCTGTGGCGCATCTTGGTGCGCGACGAAGCCTCCGCGAAGAAGATCCTCGGGGCCGTGAAGGGCAGCGAGCTCGAGGGCGCCAACCGCTGGAACAAGCACGCGCGGGACGACTCCATCGACAAGTCCACGAACATGCGCGACGGCGACCTCGGCTTCGTGAGCCCGGATGGCCAGACGGAGATGCCGCAGCTCCGGGTCGATCCCGCCTTGTTCACCGCCGCCGAGAAGGTGAAGGACGGCGAGCTGGTGCCGGAGCCGGTGAAGGAGGGCGACAACTGGGCGGTGGTCTGGCGCCGGGGCAGCCTGGAGGCCGTGAACCGCACGCTGGCGCAGGAAGCGCCGGCGATTCGCCAGATCCTCTCGCGCCAGAAGGTGTCGGGGCAGGTGACGGAGCTCGCCAAGAAGCTCCAGGCCGAGCAGGTCAAGAACGTGAGCCACGAGCTCCTGAGCTACGTGAACGTCGATCCGTCCGGCGACGTGGGGGCGCGGCAGCGCCCGGGAGTCATCCCTCGCCATCGCGCGCGGGCGCCCGGCGCGCCGCAGCGGGACGAGCGCGGCCTGCGCTGAGCCGCGCTACGCGGCGCAGCGGCGACCAGCGCGGCCTGCGCTGAGCCGCGCTACTTGTCCGGCAACGGGAAGCCGAGCTGCTTGAGCACGCCGCGCAGCACGCGCTCCTCGTCGCGGGCGCGCTGGTGGTAGACCAGGAAGCGCTGTGCGTTGCCGTCCTTGGCGGCCTCGGCGGCGCGCTCGTGGTTCTCGAGCACGAGCAGCAGGTGGGGGTGGGCCTGCGCGATCTCCTTGGGCACGGTCATGCCGCCGGCGGCCTTGACCCGCGCCTCCGCCATGGCGTGGATGACGCGCGCGAGCTCGCGATCGGAGAGCCGCGCGCGCAGGTACTCCGAGTCGTGGTTGGCCTGCCCGATCAAGAGCGAGAGCCGGTCGAGGTAGCTGCCAGCCAGCGCGGGCGACGCGACGAGCACCAAGCCCAGCGCCAAGCACGCAACCAACAGACCTCGGCGAGTGGTGGTCATGACTCCTTCCCTTCGATCTGGGCGCCCGCGTCCAGGGCGGCTCGTGCCGCGGCGAACTCCGCGGCGCGCTTGGAGCGCCCGCGACCGCGGCCGAGCTCCCGGCTGCCGACCCGCACGGCCACTTCGAACCAGCGATCGTGCGCGGGGCCGCCGCTGTCGGTGACGTCGTAGCGCGGGGTGTCCCCGCGCGCCGCCTGGACGCGCTCCTGAAGCTCGCTCTTCGGGTCGCGCGTGCTCCCCGCGTCGATGCCCTCGAGCTGCGGCTCGAGGATCTGCGCGCAAGCCGACCGGGCGGCCTCGAGCCCGGAGTCGAGGTAGGCCGCGGCGACCAGCGCCTCGACCGCGTCGGCCAGGACGTTGGTGCTGGTGCGCAGCCCGCTCGACTCTGCGCCGCGCCCGAGCAGGAGCGCCTCCGCAATGGCGTTGTCGCGCGCCCAGGCGGCCAGGGCATCTGCGTTGACCAAACGCGCTCTCAGGCGCGTCAGGGAGCCCTCGTCGGCCTCCGGGAAGCGCTCGTACAAGA contains:
- the rnc gene encoding ribonuclease III, with the translated sequence MLTEIARQFGLSELAPHLKVALTHPSFANEQRGEPDNQRLEFLGDAVLGLCASELLYERFPEADEGSLTRLRARLVNADALAAWARDNAIAEALLLGRGAESSGLRTSTNVLADAVEALVAAAYLDSGLEAARSACAQILEPQLEGIDAGSTRDPKSELQERVQAARGDTPRYDVTDSGGPAHDRWFEVAVRVGSRELGRGRGRSKRAAEFAAARAALDAGAQIEGKES